CTCTCATACGCAGTCAGAACAGAAGGactgaaatcccacaatgcccTGCTATGGGCTAGTGCCCAAACAATGCACTTCTGTTTactgtggtttgggacacgtccacagtggaatgatggtgtttatgtggcctGCAGTATATAGTGAACGGTGTATGTGGTTTGGTACACGTCCACAGTGTTTATGTGGCCTAgaatatatagtgtatagtgcgTGTGGTTTGGTACACATCCATAGTGTATACACTGTTTATTCGGTCCACAGTACataatgtatagtgtgtgtggtttgggacgtgTGCACATTGTTTATGTGGCctgtaatatatagtgtatagtgcatgtggtttgggacatgtcCACAGTGGATGCACCGTTTATGTGGTCTACAGTATATAGtgcatgtggtttgggacacatccaGTGTTTATTCGgtctacagtatataatgtacagtgtgtgttttgggacACATCCACAGTGTTTATGTGGCCTAgaatatatagtgtatagtgcgtgtggtttgggacatgtcCACAGTGGATTCACTGTTTATTCAgtctacagtatatagtgtgtgtctTTTGGGATACGTCCACAGTGCTCATGTGGCCTACACCATATAGTGAAAATGAAGTGCGGTTTGGGACATGTCCCTAGTGGACTGTAGCCTGCTACTAAACAAGCTAGCTAGGGTTCTTGGCTAACCCATAACAGCTAGCTAGTTAACAACTTCATAAAATAAGGCGTTAGATATAGCTAGCTGACTAGCCACACATCGCTGGCTTGTTGGAGTTGCTAATCATCCATCGCTAAAAAGCTTAGCTAGCTTGGTTATTAGCGAACAGCAATAGCAACTTAAGACACAGGTTCATTTCAACTTGGAATTTTAATATCAACACATGACTATTTAGTCTCATGGCAGAACAGGGAAACACTTTTCTCATgtaaaacacttaaaaatatacaaaaaatatacattcacGTTCAGTgtgatggagtgagtgagaagtaCGAGGCTTTTTCCTGTGAGAAGTAACTGCACGTCCACAATGCGGTGTTCGTGTGCGGAATGACTGCAGAAATCCGTAAGGATCTACGGTGCAGCTACAATCTTGCTCGTAACGAATGTGTTTCTAGCGAAGCCATGTGAAAAGCAAAACACAGATTTACAAACTAAATTCTCGGAAATTTCCGTTCATAAAATTTGCAATTTTGTCGCTGTGTTCACGCAGTATTACTCGCGACAGGAAATGGACGCCGTAGAGAATGTTCTAGTGAAGGAAAGtgacaaacagaaataaacagaatgttggtacccaaaaacaacaaaaaatccaccAAATAAAAACTACATAATTAAGATGGACTTCAAGTCCCATGAACCTCTGTAACATTTCTGGAATTAACGCACACCTTGTCTCACTTTAACGCTCAGGTTCTTGTACCATTGCGCTACACGTCGTCTATCACGTACCCCCGAGAACCTCCAGTCACATTCACATGGCAGTGGAGCGTCGGCTGGTTGAGGCAGAAgcagtgcatgatgggaaatgtagtcttTACACACCAACTATGACTTTCTACCACCCTTCAGATCACCTCTGTTGGTGAATGTTGTGAATAATACTGGGTGTATGGCAGTTAGTACTGaagcagtgcatgctgggagatGTAGTTCTAACGTAACGTTGCTTATGTCTCGGTTTGGCACGTCATACTCTCTAACATAACGCTCCATCCTTTTCTAATGTAAACCTTAACATGAGAACTAGCATCGAAGCAGTGCATTCTGCGAAACGGTGTTCTCACACATTGGCGACTGAGAAATTTTTTAAACCTCTTTTCTTCGACTTCACAGaagcagtgcattgtgggatatgGAGTTCTCAAACACCTTCCTTTTTTGTAACGCTAATCTCTGTCCTACAGACGGTATTTATgtgcagtgcatgctgggagatGAAGTCATTATGCACTGGTTACTGGCACATGAaacttttatattcatttttaagTCCTTTTTtgttccctccctccatctgtcCATCAACCGTTTCATTTTTTAGCACATTCACGGCACAGAAACATCacaatctgtgtgtgtctttaacACACCCCCAAAACTTCATCAGCCCAAGTGAAGTGGGGTTCTATccttttttaaacatgtatCTTCCCCCTTTCATCCCTCTATCCAGCTTGCTTTTATTCTTCTATATTTGCAtctttgtttttccattttccttAAATCCCTAAACTATCTTTTTTTGttagtctttttctttcttccatcatttatttgtttttcatccctccatcattcCCTCTTCTTGATTTTGATATTCCTCTATGTCATCcgtttcttttccttctctccatccttccttctcatcatttcattctttccttccttctctccatcatttccttctttccttccctcccttCATCACTTCATTCATTTTCCCCCTCCATCAtttccttctctccctccctccatcatttccttccttctctccaCCAATTCCTTCTTTCCCTCCATCacttcattctttccttctctccatAACTTCAATCTTTCCCTTTTcccctccttctctccatcATTTCCTTCTTTCCCTCAATCATTCccctctttctcttcatcatttcattctttccttACCTCCATAATGCcactctttccttccttctctcaatcatttccttctttctttccctccatcattttcttccttccatccatcaattctttctttccctcaatcACTTCattgtttttccttctctccataacttcattctttccttttttcccctccatcatttcattctttctttccctccctcaTTTCCTTAatttctttccctccctccatcatttcattttccttctctccagaatttccttctttcctttcctaTATTTCTTTCTTGATCATCTTcccgtctttctctctttccctaagccattcttttctttcattactTTACCGTGTCATTAGTGAGTTGATGTGACTGAACGCAGTTTGGAGGAAATCAGTGATGGTGTGCTCGGTGCTAAGGGTAACCAGTTCCCTCAGACTGAAAATCCTTACACACTTCCTCCTCCTGCATTCGGGCTGCGAGTGTGCGCTCCTGACACGCATTTTAAAGGAAGCTGTAGAGGGTGTGGTAAAAAGAGAGCTAAAACAGCAGGCTAAAACAGGGGCACAGAGGCAGTGATTGCTGGGATTGCTGGGATTTGTGGTTCTTATATGGCAGGTGACTAATAATAACCCCAAATACCCAGCGCACGCCcgaaatcccataatgcactgcagaCCACAGAACGTCACTTCTCACGCTCCTCCCTCGTCCTCTCCTTCTTCCCACCCCCCATCAGTCGTCCGGCGGCGATACAGACGAAGGCCACGACGTGGATCAGGAAGTAAATAGAGCTCCAGTAATGCAGCGTGTCGCTGGCATTCAGCAGGACGAAGCCCATGCACATGTAGTCGTACGCGCGCATCTTCAGGAACCAGTGCACCCAGTCGAACACCTTCTGTCCCTCAGCGCCGAgacgcgcacgcacacatgACTCCATCGACAACTCTGCAGCAATACACACCGGGATGGTGAGGAAGGACAGGTAATAACCTGCGTGCAGACCGTGCCAGTACGCGCTCACCAACATCGTCCATCCCgctctggagagagagagagaatttatcattttttattaaaaattgtatttgtgcacgtgtgtgtgtgtgtgtgtattcttcTTTATTTGCTTCTTTGTTTTTCCGTTTTCCTTTCCCTAAaatatcattttgtttgtttctttttctttcttccctcatttattttttcctttgccATTTGTTCTTCATCCCACCATCATTCCCTCTTTTTGATTTTGATATTCCTCTGTTTCTATTGTTCagtttcttttccttctctccatcatcccttcCTTCATCCCTCATTTCCTtccctccatcatcatcatacattccttccttccttcccacCACCATCATTATTTTTCCTTCCCcaatttccttctttccttcccaccatcaccgtcatcatcatcatcattcctACTTTCCCtacatcatttctttctttctctcctacCCGCAATCATTTCaatctttcctttcttccttccctcaatcatttcatttcattctttttttcatggtgtgtgtgtgtgtgttacctcaggGCGTAGGCTCTGAACGGTGCGCTGCTGTAGATGTACTGATGAAGCCACCACTGCACCGTCATGTTCCAGTAGCGCATACCGTGTCGCACTTTCACACAGAAGTCTGTATTGTAGCAGTCGATGTTCTGGATGGTTCTGAAGTCATACTCGACCAGAGCACCGGGCTCGgggctaaacacacacacacacacacacacacacatcaatgttTATGTTACTCTACTTGTTTTACTTCTCATATAGACACTAATAAATGAACAGTATTGGGAATATGGCCATTGGAACAGAAgcggtgcatgctgggaaatgtaGCTGGCTACTTTAGGACACAGACCTGTATTGCACTGTAGGTCCGCCTCCTGGTTTAGACTCCGCCCCCTTTGGGTAGCACCCGAGTCCTGCGGTGATGCAGCCGGCCTCGGCTCCGCACCATGCCGAGTAGAACCTCATGCGGAACACGAAGAACACTGCCACCATGTAGAAAAACCTGCGACGTTTATTATACACGTCGCGTTATACATGGCTACACGCTAGCTCCAAACATCATCGACCTTCAGTCATTCATC
This genomic window from Ictalurus punctatus breed USDA103 chromosome 1, Coco_2.0, whole genome shotgun sequence contains:
- the LOC108264271 gene encoding lysophospholipid acyltransferase 7 codes for the protein MSPDELVYLGILAASIPVGVLFRYLSPQVKKGAALSLGLLMTIGTCGIHTLHSLCTVLGTWLIIRVNWRKAPPLSLGWTFLYLFFFRMVMWFGLPAPPPFANAIQLLLTLKLVSLAYEVQSYHFEKKKEVSSFSKSPVIGRLSHEPSLYDILSYSYCYVGIMTGPFFRYQTYVDWLEQTDPLVLPCKVPCLSKLKLVPVYAALFMGVNILFPLSYVRTDDFLEHNFFFRFFYMVAVFFVFRMRFYSAWCGAEAGCITAGLGCYPKGAESKPGGGPTVQYSPEPGALVEYDFRTIQNIDCYNTDFCVKVRHGMRYWNMTVQWWLHQYIYSSAPFRAYALRAGWTMLVSAYWHGLHAGYYLSFLTIPVCIAAELSMESCVRARLGAEGQKVFDWVHWFLKMRAYDYMCMGFVLLNASDTLHYWSSIYFLIHVVAFVCIAAGRLMGGGKKERTREEREK